In Streptomyces sp. NBC_01717, one DNA window encodes the following:
- a CDS encoding ectoine synthase, protein MIVRSFSDIENTDRHVKAASGTWESKRIVLAQEKVGFSLHETTMYAGTETSMWYANHIEAVLCVEGEAELTDDETGETHWITPGTMYLLDGHERHTMRPKTDFRCVCVFNPPVTGREEHDENGVYPVLTEEG, encoded by the coding sequence GTGATCGTCCGATCGTTCAGCGACATCGAGAACACCGACCGGCATGTGAAGGCCGCTTCCGGCACCTGGGAGAGCAAGCGCATCGTGCTCGCCCAGGAGAAGGTGGGCTTCTCACTCCACGAGACCACGATGTACGCAGGTACCGAGACGTCGATGTGGTACGCGAACCACATCGAGGCCGTCCTGTGTGTCGAGGGCGAGGCCGAGCTCACCGACGACGAGACCGGCGAGACGCACTGGATCACCCCCGGCACGATGTACCTGCTGGACGGCCATGAGCGCCACACCATGCGCCCCAAGACCGACTTCCGCTGCGTCTGCGTCTTCAACCCTCCCGTCACCGGGCGGGAGGAGCACGACGAGAACGGTGTCTATCCGGTACTGACCGAGGAGGGCTGA
- a CDS encoding amidohydrolase family protein, translating to MSDHRAQPVLHVKGRVLVGPDDVRDELWAVGGRISYERPPGADAADTVTGWVLPGLVDAHCHVGLDHHGPVDAATSEKQALTDREAGTLLIRDAGSPSDTRWIDDREDLPKIVRAGRHIARTRRYIRNYAHEIEPGDLVAYVAQEARRGDGWVKLVGDWIDRDAGDLTACWPRGEVEAAIAEAHRLGARVTAHCFAEAALVDLVEAGIDCIEHATGLTEDTIPLFAERGVAIVPTLVNIATFPDLAAGGEAKFPRWSAHMRQLYERRYDTVRSAYDAGVPVYVGTDAGGSLAHGLVAAEVAELVKAGIPAREALSATAWGARAWLGRPGLEEGAPTDLVVYDEDPRADVRVLAAPRQVVLNGRVIG from the coding sequence ATGAGTGATCACAGGGCGCAGCCGGTGCTGCACGTGAAGGGGCGGGTGCTCGTCGGTCCCGACGACGTCAGGGACGAGCTGTGGGCGGTCGGCGGGCGGATCTCGTACGAGCGGCCGCCGGGCGCGGACGCGGCGGATACCGTCACCGGCTGGGTGCTGCCGGGTCTCGTCGACGCCCACTGCCATGTGGGGCTCGATCACCACGGCCCGGTCGACGCCGCCACGAGCGAGAAGCAGGCGCTCACCGACCGGGAGGCCGGCACGCTGCTCATCCGGGACGCCGGATCGCCCTCCGACACCCGGTGGATCGACGACCGCGAGGACCTTCCCAAGATCGTCCGGGCGGGCCGTCATATCGCCAGGACCCGCAGGTACATCCGGAACTACGCCCATGAGATCGAACCCGGCGACCTCGTCGCGTACGTCGCGCAGGAGGCGCGGCGCGGCGACGGCTGGGTCAAGCTGGTCGGCGACTGGATCGACCGGGACGCCGGTGACCTGACCGCCTGCTGGCCGCGCGGCGAGGTCGAGGCGGCCATCGCCGAGGCGCACCGGCTCGGCGCACGGGTCACCGCGCACTGCTTCGCCGAGGCCGCTCTCGTCGATCTCGTCGAGGCAGGGATCGACTGCATCGAGCATGCGACGGGCCTGACCGAGGACACCATCCCGCTCTTCGCCGAGCGTGGCGTCGCGATCGTCCCGACGCTGGTAAACATCGCCACGTTCCCGGACCTCGCGGCGGGCGGCGAGGCCAAGTTCCCGCGCTGGTCGGCACATATGCGGCAGCTGTACGAGCGTCGTTACGACACCGTGCGCTCGGCGTACGACGCAGGGGTGCCGGTCTACGTCGGCACCGACGCGGGCGGCTCGCTGGCCCATGGACTCGTGGCGGCGGAGGTCGCCGAACTGGTCAAGGCCGGCATCCCGGCGCGCGAGGCGCTCTCGGCGACCGCCTGGGGTGCCCGCGCATGGCTCGGACGGCCGGGGCTGGAGGAGGGCGCCCCGACGGACCTCGTGGTGTACGACGAGGACCCGCGGGCGGACGTACGGGTGCTGGCGGCGCCGCGCCAGGTCGTGCTGAACGGGCGCGTGATCGGCTGA
- a CDS encoding pyridoxal-phosphate-dependent aminotransferase family protein, with translation MTHPFLDLAPLTAAHFAAIERRVAGLLATEQDVVIMQGEALLPLEGCIRGGARPGSTALNVVTGPYGQTFGNWLRDCGANVIDLAVPFHTAVTADQVAQALAAHPEIDFVSLVHAEAATGNTNPVAEIGEVVRAHGALFMLDAVASVGAEPLLPDVWGVDLCVIGAQKAMGGPAGVSAVSVSERAWERIAANPEAPRHSYLSLLDWKERWIDGGRKALLHAPAQLEMLALEACLERIEAEGPEALMARHAAAAAATRAAAVALGGGLAPYVHEAKDAAPVATTLRAPAGVDAAGLVAKALATDPSLPLIAGGGALSKEMIRVNHYGVDATRGVVQSSIAALGSALADEGRQVDFEAARKAVSETWPNR, from the coding sequence GTGACGCACCCCTTCCTCGACCTCGCCCCGCTCACCGCCGCGCACTTCGCCGCCATCGAGCGGCGGGTGGCCGGTCTCCTCGCCACCGAGCAGGACGTCGTCATCATGCAGGGCGAGGCACTGCTTCCTCTCGAAGGCTGCATCCGGGGCGGCGCCCGGCCCGGTTCGACCGCGCTGAACGTGGTCACGGGGCCGTACGGGCAGACCTTCGGGAACTGGCTGCGGGACTGCGGTGCCAATGTGATCGACCTGGCGGTGCCGTTCCACACGGCGGTCACCGCCGACCAGGTCGCGCAGGCGCTCGCCGCGCACCCGGAGATCGACTTCGTCTCGCTGGTCCACGCGGAGGCGGCGACCGGCAACACCAACCCGGTCGCCGAGATCGGTGAGGTCGTCCGGGCCCACGGGGCGCTCTTCATGCTGGACGCCGTCGCCTCGGTGGGCGCCGAGCCGCTGCTGCCGGACGTCTGGGGTGTCGACCTGTGCGTGATCGGCGCGCAGAAGGCGATGGGCGGCCCGGCCGGGGTGTCGGCGGTGTCGGTGAGCGAGCGCGCCTGGGAGCGGATCGCCGCCAACCCCGAGGCCCCGCGCCACTCGTACCTCTCCCTCCTGGACTGGAAGGAGCGCTGGATCGACGGCGGCCGCAAGGCGCTCCTGCATGCCCCCGCGCAGCTGGAGATGCTGGCGCTCGAGGCGTGCCTGGAGCGGATCGAGGCGGAGGGCCCGGAGGCGCTGATGGCCCGGCACGCGGCGGCGGCAGCGGCCACACGGGCGGCCGCGGTGGCGCTCGGCGGCGGCCTGGCGCCGTATGTCCACGAGGCGAAGGACGCGGCGCCGGTCGCCACGACGCTGCGCGCCCCGGCGGGAGTCGACGCCGCCGGGCTGGTCGCCAAGGCGCTCGCGACCGACCCCTCGCTGCCGCTGATCGCGGGCGGTGGGGCCCTGTCCAAGGAGATGATCCGGGTCAATCACTACGGTGTGGATGCGACGCGGGGCGTGGTGCAGTCCTCGATCGCGGCTCTGGGGTCGGCGCTGGCCGATGAGGGCCGGCAGGTCGACTTCGAAGCTGCCCGCAAGGCCGTTTCGGAAACCTGGCCGAACCGATAA
- a CDS encoding SCO1860 family LAETG-anchored protein, whose translation MNSNTFRLAALAVAAAPVALLVAAPAHATGATTTTGGGKASAVVLRTALDVSLLSKTVDVPLKTTLNEVHAPASAEQTALRVRLDGVNHGRPFSVLRADVATANATVDKHRAEGYSNLAKARVHLPGLPLLSLIEVEKVTSKAVCEVGRRPVAESNVLGHVSVLGKRVTLTSGGTTRVDVPGVGEVRLDLSKTRTTSRTAAATALRLEVSVNPLKLNVADVKGEVTLAEATCETPKGPKPTKPAGGSDGGTAGGDNGDGGTDVKPQTGTGHAPAAVDTSLAETGGSSTTPYIAGGAALLLALGAGAMVVARRRGAQD comes from the coding sequence TTGAACAGCAACACCTTCCGCCTGGCCGCCCTGGCGGTCGCCGCCGCTCCCGTCGCTCTGCTGGTCGCCGCCCCGGCGCACGCCACCGGAGCCACCACGACCACCGGTGGCGGGAAGGCGAGCGCGGTCGTGCTCCGTACCGCACTCGATGTATCGCTCCTGAGCAAGACCGTCGATGTGCCGCTCAAGACCACGCTGAACGAGGTGCACGCCCCGGCGAGCGCCGAGCAGACCGCGCTCCGCGTGCGGCTCGACGGCGTGAATCACGGGCGCCCGTTCAGCGTGCTGCGCGCCGACGTGGCCACGGCGAACGCGACCGTCGACAAGCACCGGGCGGAGGGTTACAGCAACCTGGCGAAGGCCCGTGTGCATCTGCCCGGACTGCCGCTGCTCTCGCTCATCGAGGTCGAGAAGGTCACCTCGAAGGCGGTCTGCGAGGTGGGTCGCAGGCCGGTCGCCGAATCCAACGTGCTGGGCCATGTCTCGGTCCTGGGCAAGCGGGTCACGCTCACCTCGGGCGGCACCACGCGGGTCGACGTGCCGGGTGTCGGCGAGGTGAGGCTCGACCTGTCGAAGACGCGGACCACGTCGCGCACGGCTGCGGCCACCGCGCTCCGCCTGGAGGTGTCGGTCAACCCGCTCAAGCTGAACGTCGCCGACGTCAAGGGGGAGGTCACGCTCGCCGAGGCGACCTGCGAGACCCCGAAGGGGCCCAAGCCCACGAAGCCGGCGGGCGGCAGCGACGGCGGCACCGCCGGTGGCGACAACGGCGACGGCGGCACCGATGTGAAGCCCCAGACCGGGACCGGGCACGCCCCGGCGGCGGTCGACACAAGTCTCGCGGAGACCGGCGGCAGCTCCACGACGCCCTACATCGCAGGTGGCGCGGCCCTGCTGCTGGCGCTGGGTGCGGGCGCCATGGTCGTGGCACGCAGGCGCGGCGCCCAGGACTGA
- the ectA gene encoding diaminobutyrate acetyltransferase, translated as MTAAPADFARARSEFITIDTPRVEDGAAIWRIARDSEVLDLNSSYSYLLWCRDFAATSVVARDETGEPVAFVTGYIRPDRPETLVVWQVAVEHGHRGIGLAAELLDSLTARVAAEQGLARVETTITPDNTASDRLFTSYALRHDAAVEREVLFDGGLFPEGTHLPEVLYRIGPFHV; from the coding sequence ATGACCGCCGCACCAGCAGATTTTGCACGTGCCCGAAGCGAATTCATCACCATCGACACCCCACGAGTGGAGGACGGGGCCGCGATCTGGCGCATCGCCCGCGACTCCGAGGTCCTGGACCTCAATTCCTCCTACAGCTACCTGCTGTGGTGCCGTGACTTCGCGGCGACCTCCGTGGTCGCCCGCGACGAGACCGGCGAGCCGGTCGCCTTCGTGACGGGATACATCCGGCCCGACCGCCCCGAGACGCTCGTCGTCTGGCAGGTGGCCGTCGAGCACGGCCATCGCGGCATCGGACTGGCCGCCGAGCTGCTGGACTCGCTGACCGCGCGGGTCGCCGCGGAGCAGGGCCTGGCCCGGGTCGAGACGACCATCACCCCGGACAACACCGCTTCCGACCGGCTGTTCACCTCCTATGCGCTCCGCCATGACGCGGCTGTGGAACGCGAAGTGCTCTTCGACGGCGGGTTGTTCCCCGAGGGAACACATCTGCCGGAAGTGCTCTACCGCATCGGTCCGTTCCACGTCTGA
- the ectB gene encoding diaminobutyrate--2-oxoglutarate transaminase, producing MTITPPALSVFETLESEVRSYCRGWPAVFDRAQGARLTDEDGHSYLDFFAGAGSLNYGHNNPVLKRALIDYIERDGITHGLDMATTAKRAFLETFHNVVLRPRDLPYKVMFPGPTGTNAVEAALKLARKVKGRESIVSFTNAFHGMSLGSLAVTGNAFKRAGAGIPLVHGTPMPFDNYLDGRVPDFLWFERLLEDQGSGLNQPAAVIVETVQGEGGINVARPEWLRALADLCRRRDMLLIVDDIQMGCGRTGAFFSFEEAGITPDIVTLSKSISGYGLPMSLCLFNPELDIWGPGEHNGTFRGNNPAFVTAAAALDAYWADGQMEKQTLARGEQVEQALLAICDEHARLGAQSRGRGLVQALEFTDVSRAAAVCARAFELGLLVETSGPRSEVVKLLPPLTITPEELDEGLLTLARAVRDTA from the coding sequence GTGACCATCACCCCGCCCGCCCTGAGCGTCTTCGAGACCCTGGAGTCGGAGGTCCGGAGTTACTGCCGCGGTTGGCCCGCCGTGTTCGACCGTGCGCAGGGCGCCCGGCTGACCGACGAGGACGGCCACTCGTACCTCGACTTCTTCGCCGGTGCAGGATCCCTCAACTACGGCCACAACAACCCGGTGCTGAAACGCGCGCTGATCGACTACATCGAGCGCGACGGCATCACCCACGGTCTGGACATGGCGACCACCGCGAAACGCGCCTTCCTCGAGACCTTCCACAACGTCGTCCTGCGGCCGCGCGACCTGCCGTACAAGGTGATGTTCCCCGGCCCGACCGGCACCAACGCGGTCGAGGCCGCGCTGAAGCTGGCCCGCAAGGTGAAGGGACGCGAGTCGATCGTCTCGTTCACCAACGCCTTCCACGGCATGTCGCTCGGCTCGCTCGCCGTCACCGGCAACGCCTTCAAGCGGGCCGGGGCCGGCATCCCGCTGGTGCACGGCACACCGATGCCGTTCGACAACTACCTCGACGGCCGGGTCCCGGACTTCCTCTGGTTCGAGCGGCTTCTCGAGGACCAGGGTTCGGGTCTCAACCAGCCCGCAGCGGTGATCGTCGAGACGGTACAGGGCGAGGGCGGCATCAATGTGGCGCGGCCCGAGTGGCTGCGGGCGCTGGCCGATCTCTGCCGCCGCCGCGACATGCTCCTGATCGTCGACGACATCCAGATGGGCTGCGGCCGCACCGGCGCGTTCTTCTCGTTCGAGGAGGCCGGCATCACCCCGGACATCGTCACCCTGTCGAAGTCCATCAGCGGCTACGGACTTCCCATGTCGCTCTGCCTGTTCAACCCGGAACTGGACATCTGGGGCCCGGGCGAGCACAACGGCACCTTCCGCGGCAACAACCCGGCGTTCGTCACCGCCGCCGCCGCGCTCGACGCCTACTGGGCGGACGGCCAGATGGAGAAGCAGACGCTGGCCCGCGGTGAGCAGGTCGAGCAGGCGCTGCTCGCGATCTGCGACGAACACGCCCGGCTCGGCGCGCAGTCCCGCGGCCGCGGCCTGGTCCAGGCGCTCGAGTTCACCGATGTCTCGCGCGCCGCCGCGGTCTGTGCGCGCGCATTCGAGCTGGGGCTGCTGGTGGAGACCTCCGGCCCGCGGAGCGAGGTCGTGAAGCTGCTGCCGCCACTGACCATCACTCCCGAAGAGCTGGACGAGGGCCTGCTCACGCTGGCCCGCGCGGTCCGCGACACCGCCTGA
- the thpD gene encoding ectoine hydroxylase — MTTDVRADLYPTRRTAEMTTPRQDPVIWSAPGTPGPIAVKDLQGFERDGFLTVDELITPDEVAVYHAELDRLIADPAVRADERSIIEPKSQDVRSVFEVHRISEVFARLVNDERVVDRARQILGSDVYVHQSRINVKPGFGASGFYWHSDFETWHAEDGLPHMRAVSVSIALTENHDTNGGLMIMPGSHKSFLGCAGETPKDNYKQSLKMQDAGTPSDEALTKMADRHGIKLFTGRAGSATWFDCNCMHGSGDNITPYPRSNVFIVFNSVENTAEEPFAAPVRRPEFIGARDFSPVR, encoded by the coding sequence ATGACCACCGATGTACGCGCCGACCTGTATCCCACCCGGCGCACGGCCGAGATGACCACGCCCCGCCAGGACCCGGTCATCTGGTCCGCTCCCGGCACCCCGGGCCCGATCGCCGTGAAGGATCTGCAGGGTTTCGAGCGGGACGGCTTCCTCACCGTCGACGAGCTGATCACGCCGGACGAAGTGGCTGTGTACCACGCCGAACTGGACCGGCTGATCGCCGATCCTGCGGTGCGGGCCGATGAGCGGTCGATCATCGAGCCGAAGTCGCAGGACGTACGGTCGGTCTTCGAGGTCCACCGGATCAGCGAGGTCTTCGCCCGGCTGGTGAACGACGAGCGGGTGGTGGACCGGGCCCGTCAGATCCTCGGTTCGGATGTGTACGTCCACCAGTCGCGTATCAACGTCAAGCCGGGCTTCGGCGCTTCGGGGTTCTACTGGCACTCGGACTTCGAGACCTGGCACGCCGAGGACGGTCTGCCGCACATGCGGGCCGTGTCCGTGTCGATCGCGCTGACCGAGAACCACGACACCAACGGCGGGCTGATGATCATGCCCGGTTCGCACAAGTCGTTCCTCGGATGTGCGGGCGAGACGCCGAAGGACAACTACAAGCAGTCGCTGAAGATGCAGGACGCCGGCACCCCGTCCGACGAGGCGCTGACCAAGATGGCCGACCGGCACGGCATCAAGCTCTTCACGGGCCGGGCCGGTTCGGCGACCTGGTTCGACTGCAACTGCATGCACGGCTCGGGGGACAACATCACCCCGTACCCGCGCAGCAATGTCTTCATCGTCTTCAACAGCGTGGAGAACACGGCCGAGGAACCGTTCGCGGCGCCGGTGCGGCGCCCGGAGTTCATCGGGGCGCGCGATTTCTCGCCGGTGAGGTGA